One segment of Panthera uncia isolate 11264 chromosome A3 unlocalized genomic scaffold, Puncia_PCG_1.0 HiC_scaffold_12, whole genome shotgun sequence DNA contains the following:
- the PKDCC gene encoding extracellular tyrosine-protein kinase PKDCC yields the protein MRRRRAAVAAGFCASFLLGSVLNVLFAPGSEPPRPGQSPGPSPAPGPGRRGGRGELARQIRARYEEVQRYSRGGPGPGAGRPERRRLMDLAPGGPGLQRPRPLRARPLPDGAPGWPPAPGPGSSGSGPRLGCAALRNVSGAQYVGSGYTKAVYRVRLPGGAAVALKAVDFSGHDLGSCVREFGARRGCYRLAAHKLLKEMVLLERLRHPNVLQLYGYCYQDSEDIPDTLTTITELGAPVEMIQLLQTSWEDRFRICLSLGRLLHHLAHSPLGSVTLLDFRPRQFVLVDGELKVTDLDDARVEETPCTSSTDCILEFPARNFTLPCSAQGWCEGMNEKRNLYNAYRFFFTYLLPHSAPPSLRPLLDSIVNATGELTWGVDETLAQLEKVLHLYQSGQYLQNATAGGRAEYQRLPGSTIPQEDYRCWPSYHHGSCLLSVFNVAEAVDVCESHAQCQAFVVTNQTTWTGRQLVFFKTGWSHVVPDPNKTTYVRASLT from the exons atGCGGCGCCGGCGGGCGGCGGTAGCCGCGGGTTTCTGCGCCTCCTTCCTGCTGGGCTCCGTCCTCAACGTGCTCTTCGCACCGGGGTCGGAGCCTCCGCGGCCAGGCCAGTCCCCCGGGCCGTCGCCAGCCCCGGGCCCGGGCCGTCGCGGGGGCCGCGGGGAACTGGCCCGGCAGATCCGAGCGCGCTACGAGGAGGTGCAGCGCTATTCCCGcgggggcccggggcccggggccggCCGGCCGGAGCGGCGGCGCCTGATGGACCTGGCTCCGGGCGGGCCGGGCCTGCAGCGTCCCCGGCCCCTGCGGGCCCGGCCCCTGCCCGACGGCGCCCCGGGCTGGCCCCCGGCTCCCGGACCGGGCTCCTCCGGCTCGGGCCCGCGCCTGGGCTGCGCCGCGCTCCGCAACGTGTCCGGCGCACAGTACGTGGGCTCAGGCTACACCAAGGCCGTGTACCGGGTCCGCCTGCCCGGCGGCGCCGCGGTGGCGCTCAAGGCGGTGGACTTCAGCGGCCACGATCTGGGCAGCTGCGTGCGCGAGTTCGGGGCACGGAGGGGCTGCTATCGGCTGGCGGCCCACAAGCTGCTCAAGGAGATGGTGCTGCTGGAGCGGCTGCGGCACCCCAACGTGCTGCAG CTCTATGGCTACTGCTACCAGGACAGCGAGGACATCCCAGACACCCTGACTACCATCACGGAGCTGGGTGCCCCTGTGGAGATGATCCAGCTGCTGCAGACTTCCTGGGAGGACCGTTTCCGA ATCTGCCTGAGCCTGGGCCGCCTCCTCCACCACCTGGCCCACTCCCCGCTGGGCTCCGTCACCCTGCTGGACTTCCGCCCCCGACAGTTTGTGCTGGTGGATGGGGAGCTGAAGGTAACGGATCTGGACGACGCACGCGTGGAGGAGACACCATGTACAAGCAGCACAGACTGCATACTGGAGTTTCCAGCCAGGAACTTCACCCTGCCCTGCTCAGCCCAGGGCTGGTGTGAGGGCATGAATGAGAAGCGCAACCTCTACAATGCCTACAG GTTTTTCTTCACATACCTCCTGCCCCACAGTGCCCCACCCTCACTACGACCTCTGCTGGACAGCATTGTCAATGCCACAG GAGAGCTCACCTGGGGAGTAGACGAGACTCTGGCCCAGCTGGAGAAAGTGCTACACCTGTACCAGAGCGGGCAGTACCTGCAGAATGCCACGGCAGGTGGCAGAGCGG AGTACCAGCGCCTCCCAGGCAGCACCATCCCCCAGGAAGACTACCGCTGCTGGCCCTCCTACCACCATGGAAGCTGCCTCCTTTCAGTGTTCAACGTGGCTGAGGCCGTGGACGTCTGTGAGAGCCATGCCCAGTGCCAGGCCTTTGTGGTCACCAACCAGACCACCTGGACAG GTCGGCAGCTGGTATTTTTCAAGACAGGATGGAGCCACGTGGTCCCCGATCCCAACAAGACCACATATGTGAGGGCCTCGCTGACCTGA